GGAAGTGCTCGGGTTCGCCGCGCATCTCCCAGATACCGGCGTCCGGTGTATTCCAGACCTCGCAGACGTGATCGATCATCCGCACCACGTGGCGCCAGCGCTGATGGGAGATGGCTTCGCCGTATTTGTTGGATAGATAGACGGCGTCCATCAGCTCGCCATAGATATCCAGCTGCGTCTGTTTGTACGCCTCATTGCCGATGCGTACCGGGCTCGAGTCGGCATAGCCCGCCAGGTGGTCGAGGCTTTCCTCGGGCAGATCCAGGCCGCCGTCGAGGCGATACATGATCTGCAGCCGCTCCGGCTCCTGGTGGCTGTTCTCCATGCAGCGGCCGACCCAGTGGATGAAGTCCTTGGCCTCCTGGGTGTAGCCCAGACGCATGAAGGCGTAGACGGTAAAAGACGAGTCGCGGATCCAGGAGGCGCGATAGTCCCAGTTGCGTTCGCCGCCCAGGGACTCGGGCAGGCTGAAGGTGGCCGCGGCGGCGATGGAGCCGTGCTTGCAGGAGGTCAGCAGCTTCAGCGCCAGGGCGGAACGGGTGACCATCTCGCGCCAGCGACCCTGGTAATGGCTTTTGGCGGTCCAGCGGGTCCAGTAGGCCAGGGTGTCCTGGAAGCAGAGCTCGCTGTCCCCGGCCACCACCTGCGGATCCTCGGCGCAGCCGAAAACGAAGTCCAGGGATTCGCCCTGCTGCAAGTCGAACTCGGCGAAGGCGGCATTGCCCTCGACCTGCAGGGGGACCGGCGAGGCCAGGCGCAGGCTGGGCTGACCGTCGGCCTCGAACAGGGCGCCATCGTCCAGGCGCCGGGCGCGGGTAGTGGCGCGGGCATAGTCGTGGGCCGGTGCGCAATGCAGGCGGATGCGACCGTGGCCGGCGACCATCTGCACGCGGCGGACGATGCGCGGCTTGGTGTCCTCGGCGCTGCAGACCGGCATCAGGTCGGTGACCTCGGCGACGCCCTCGGCCGCCAGCCAGCGGGTCTGCAGGATATTGGTATCCGGCAGGTACAGCTGCTGTTCGCGGGCATCGTCCCACAGCGGCGCCAGGCTGAAATAGCCGGCTTTCTCCGAGTCCAGCAGGGAGGCGAACACCGACGGGCTGTCGAGGTTCGGCCAGCAGAAGTGATCGATGGTGCCGTCGGTGGCGACCAGGGCGCAGGTGCGCAGGTCGCCGATGACACCGTGGGCGCCGATACTGCGGCGGGCGTGCACGGAGGTGGAATCAGCCATTGTCTTCGAATCCCGGATAGAGGCACATGCCGCCGTCGACGAAGAGGGTGGTACCGACGACGTAGTCGGCCAGGTCACTGGCGAGAAAAACCGCAGCGTTACCGATGTCTTCCACGTGGCCGATGCGCTTGTAGGGGATCAGCTTGAGCAGTTCGCGGGCCTTCGCCTCGTCGTTGACGACGTCGGCGTTGATGGCTGTGGCGATGGCTCCGGGCGCGATGCTGTTGATGCGGATGCCCTCGGCCGCCACTTCCTGCGCCAGGCTGCGCATCAGCATGTAGATCCCGCCCTTGGACGCGGCGTAGTTGACGTGGCCGGCCCAGGGGATGACCTCGTGCACCGAACTCATGTGGATGATCTTGCCCAGGGCGCGGGAGATCTTTTCATCGCGGCCCTGTTTGCGGAACTGGCGGATGGCGGCCTGGGCACAGAGGAACTGGCCGGTGAGATTGGTGTTGATGACGGTGTTCCAGTCCTTGAGGGACATCTCGGTGACTGCGGCATCTTTCTGCAGGCCGGAGTTGGCTACCAGGATGTCCAACCGGCCGAAGGCCTCCAGGGTGCGGTCGAACATGGCTTGCACCGCGCTTTCGTCACCCACGTCACCACCCACGGCAATGGCGCGGCCGCCGGCGTCCTGGATGCGCTGGGCCAATTCCTCGGCGGGTTCGGCATGGGAGTGGTAGTTGATGGCGACGGCGGCGCCGGCCTTGGCCAGGGCCTCGGCGACAGCGGCACCGATCCCGGAACTGCCGCCGGTGACCAGGGCGACCTGGCCGTTGAGGGAAAGCTGCATGTCCAGACTCCTGCGCGGAAAAGGTGTCTGACTGCTGACCGTCGCGCTGGCGTCTAGTTTCAGCCTTGGCGCGTTGCCGGATGTTAGGTCTGGACCGGCTCGTGCAGCCGGTCGCGCTGGGCCAGGCCAGGGAACAGCTTCATCCATACCCCCGTCACCACCAGGGTGCCGATGCCCCCCAGTACCACCGCCGGCACCGTACCGAAGAAATGGGCGGTGAGGCCGGATTCGAACTCGCCAAGCTGGTTGGAGGCACCGATGAACAGGCCGTTGACCGCGCTGACCCGACCGCGCATGGCGTCGGGGGTCTCCAACTGGACGAAGGAGGTGCGGATCACCACGCTGACCATGTCGGCCGCGCCCAGCACCACCAGGGTGAACAGCGAGAACCACAGCGAGGTGGATAGGCCGAAGGCGATGGTGGCTACGCCGAATACCCCCACGGCACCGAACATGATGCGTCCCACGTGGCGATTGAGGCTGACGTAGGCGAGCAGGAAAGACATGCCCAGGGCGCCCACCGCTGGCGCCGAGCGCAGGAGGCCCAGGCCCCAGGGCCCGGTGAGCAGGATGTCGGCGGCGAACACCGGCAGCAGGGCGGTGGCGCCACCGAGCAGCACGGCGAAGAGGTCCAGGGAGATGGCGCCGAGCACGTCCGGACGGCTTTTGATGAAGCGAATGCCGGCCAGCAGGTTTTCCAGGGTCGGTTTTTCCTTTTGGCTGGGCGTCTGCCGGGCGGGCAGGCTGGACACCAAGAGTACGGCTATTGCGTAGAACAACAGGGCCGGACCATAGACCCAGGCCGCGCCCAGGGCATAGAGCAGGCCGCCCAGCGCCGGGGCGATGATGGTGGCGCCCTGCATGGCCGAAGCTGCTGCGGCGATGGCGCGGGGAAAGATGGCCGGCGGCACGATATTGGGGAGCAGGGCCTGGGTGGTGGGTTGCTCGAAGGCCCGTGCGGTCCCCAGGCAGAAGGCCAGGATGAATATCAGGTCACGGGTCACTGCCTGGTTCAGGCTGCCCACCAGCAGCACCAGGGCGATCAGCCCCTGGCCGGTCTGGCAGAGGGCGGCGACCCGACGGCGGTCGTAGCGGTCGGCGACGTGGCCGGTGTGCAGCATGAACAGCACCCGCGGCAGGAATTCCACCAGGCCGACCAGGCCGAGGTCGAGCACGTTGCCGGTGAGGGAATAGAGGTGCCAGCCGATGGCGACGGTGAGCATCTGGAAACTGCCGGCGGTGCAGATGCGGGCGAACCAGAAGGCAACGAAAGGACGGTGGTGACGCAGCAGCAAGGTGTCGCCGGACATGATCGAGGCTCGGGGAGGCAGAGGCGGCATCTTAAGCCACCTGTGGAGTTGTCGTCATACAACTACGGGTGCGACAGCCTGCCTAATGCGACATCGAACCACGTAAGCAAATGTATCCAGGAGGACTACTCTAAAGCCTGACGTTGATTCAGGTCAGCTTTGCGATAGGCTGAAGACGCTAGTCAGGGTGGTTTTTTGCGCGTTTCGCTAGAACCGTCCGCATGGCAGTGGTTCGAACTTCGGTCAACGTCAACTCGATCGGCCGCTCTCGACGGCCGGCGTGCCTGAGAGGAAAAGTTATGTTCGGCCTCGAAGCCCTGGATCTCGCGCGGATCCAGTTTGCCTTCACCGTGTCCTTCCACATCATCTTCCCGGCGTTGTCCATCGGCTCCGCGAGCTTTCTCGCCGTGCTCGAAGGCCTCTGGCTGAAGACCGACAATCACGTCTACAAGGATCTGTATCACTTCTGGCTGAAGATCTTCGCGATCTTCTTCGGCATGGGCGTGGTGTCCGGTCTGGTGATGGCCTAT
The window above is part of the Pseudomonas oryzihabitans genome. Proteins encoded here:
- a CDS encoding glycoside hydrolase family 15 protein, which encodes MADSTSVHARRSIGAHGVIGDLRTCALVATDGTIDHFCWPNLDSPSVFASLLDSEKAGYFSLAPLWDDAREQQLYLPDTNILQTRWLAAEGVAEVTDLMPVCSAEDTKPRIVRRVQMVAGHGRIRLHCAPAHDYARATTRARRLDDGALFEADGQPSLRLASPVPLQVEGNAAFAEFDLQQGESLDFVFGCAEDPQVVAGDSELCFQDTLAYWTRWTAKSHYQGRWREMVTRSALALKLLTSCKHGSIAAAATFSLPESLGGERNWDYRASWIRDSSFTVYAFMRLGYTQEAKDFIHWVGRCMENSHQEPERLQIMYRLDGGLDLPEESLDHLAGYADSSPVRIGNEAYKQTQLDIYGELMDAVYLSNKYGEAISHQRWRHVVRMIDHVCEVWNTPDAGIWEMRGEPEHFLHSRLMCWVAIDRALRLAVKRSLPMPYEHWYATRSAIQDDIWDNFWSDELGHFTATRHGKSLDAAMLLMPLVRFVSATDPQWLATLDAIKQHLTYDGMIRRYDPADTPADNLDGEEGAFVACSFWYVECLARAGRVDEAHLEFEKLLGYANPLGLYAEELDKRGYPLGNVPQALSHLALISAAFFLDRKLSGKDPQWQP
- a CDS encoding MFS transporter, with product MSGDTLLLRHHRPFVAFWFARICTAGSFQMLTVAIGWHLYSLTGNVLDLGLVGLVEFLPRVLFMLHTGHVADRYDRRRVAALCQTGQGLIALVLLVGSLNQAVTRDLIFILAFCLGTARAFEQPTTQALLPNIVPPAIFPRAIAAAASAMQGATIIAPALGGLLYALGAAWVYGPALLFYAIAVLLVSSLPARQTPSQKEKPTLENLLAGIRFIKSRPDVLGAISLDLFAVLLGGATALLPVFAADILLTGPWGLGLLRSAPAVGALGMSFLLAYVSLNRHVGRIMFGAVGVFGVATIAFGLSTSLWFSLFTLVVLGAADMVSVVIRTSFVQLETPDAMRGRVSAVNGLFIGASNQLGEFESGLTAHFFGTVPAVVLGGIGTLVVTGVWMKLFPGLAQRDRLHEPVQT
- the fabG gene encoding 3-oxoacyl-ACP reductase FabG yields the protein MQLSLNGQVALVTGGSSGIGAAVAEALAKAGAAVAINYHSHAEPAEELAQRIQDAGGRAIAVGGDVGDESAVQAMFDRTLEAFGRLDILVANSGLQKDAAVTEMSLKDWNTVINTNLTGQFLCAQAAIRQFRKQGRDEKISRALGKIIHMSSVHEVIPWAGHVNYAASKGGIYMLMRSLAQEVAAEGIRINSIAPGAIATAINADVVNDEAKARELLKLIPYKRIGHVEDIGNAAVFLASDLADYVVGTTLFVDGGMCLYPGFEDNG